One Bombus vancouverensis nearcticus chromosome 7, iyBomVanc1_principal, whole genome shotgun sequence DNA window includes the following coding sequences:
- the rt gene encoding protein O-mannosyltransferase rt isoform X2 — protein sequence MNIFLPIASKMLSNRRRFDELHYGKYIGLYMKRTFFFDSHPPLGKQLISAVAYLADFDGQFKFDRIGSPYADIVPLFALRLVPALCGSLLIPTAYHLILELGLKQWTAVLAGILLLFDNALLTQSRFILMESILMQFSLFGLICIIKFRKVMDRLTCLSWWIWLILGITNLTCALCVKYVGLYSLILALFLIAYDYWNLIARKTLSNAILCIHLMIRILIILSVICTVYLTVFYIHLTILSKAGPHDSVMTSAFQASLDGGLASITKGQPLEVTHGSQITLRHTYGRACWLHSHSHMYPLRYPDGRGSSHQQQVTCYSFKDVNNWWIVKKPERNDLVVTKPSEPIKHGDIIQLVHGITSRALNSHDVAAPMTPQSQEVSCYIDYNVSMPAQNFWKVEVTNKDNTGDVWHAIQSQIRLIHVNTDYALKFSGRQLPDWGFNQHEVVADRLVDQTDSIWNVEEHRYTKSEDQKQRERELINAEMIPLQATTLSFWEKFVELQIKMLFNGQEGQNSHMYSSDPLDWPLMSRGIAYWVSNDSNAQVHLLGNIAIWYSGTACVIVYSSLLIFYMLRRKRMCFDIAYEEWKKFVNVGSMLLAGYLLHFLPFIFVERTLFLHHYLPAFIFKLLLTAATIEHLYYVIRVRYQHNFLIYTLKFCTIVWMTFIIYVFKKFIILSYGTTHLSAKEVLKFRWKDTWDFIIHKT from the exons ATGAACATATTTCTACCAATTGCGTCGAAAATGTTGTCGAACAGGAGGAG GTTTGATGAATTGCATTATGGAAAATATATAGGACTTTACAtgaaaagaacatttttttttGATTCACATCCTCCTTTGGGAAAACAGCTTATTTCTGCAGTAGCGTATTTAGCTGATTTCGATGGTCAATTTAAATTTGACAGGATAGGAAGCCCTTACGCAGATATTGTCCCTTTGTTCGCATTACGATTAGTACCGGCATTATGCGGCAGTCTATTAATTCCGACAGCCTATCATTTGATCTTAGAATTAGGTTTAAAACAATGGACTGCTGTTTTGGCGGGAATTTTATTACTATTCG ACAATGCTTTATTAACACAATCTAGATTTATTCTAATGGAAAGCATTCTAATGCAGTTTTCATTATTTGGACTGATATGTATTATCAAATTCAGAAAAGTAATGGATCGACTAACATGTTTATCTTGGTGGATATGGTTAATTTTGGGCATTACTAATTTAACATGTGCATTGTG TGTAAAATATGTTGGATTATATTCATTGATCCTTGCATTATTTTTAATTGCTTATGATTATTGGAATCTAATAGCAAGAAAAACTTTATCTAACGCAATATTATGCATTCATCTTATGATAAGAATATTGATAATATTAAGTGTTATTTGTACTGTTTACTTGactgtattttatatacatttaacaATACTCTCTAAAGCTGGACCACACGATTCAGTGATGACAAGTGCTTTTCAAGCAAGTCTAGATGGTGGTCTTGCTAGCATTACAAAAGGCCAACCTTTAGAAGTTACGCATGGATCACAGATTACCTTGAGACATACATATGGAAGAGCTTGTTGGCTTCATAGTCATAGTCATATGTATCCATTAAGATATCCAGATGGAAGAGGCAGTTCTCACCAACAACAAGTTACATGTTACTCGTTTAAAGATGTCAACAATTGGTGGATTGTGAAAAAACCAGAGCGAAATGATTTAGTTGTTACAAAACCTAGTGAACCAATAAAACATGGAGATATAATACAATTAGTACATGGAATTACAAGTCGAGCTTTAAATTCACATGATGTTGCTGCCCCAATGACACCTCAGAGTCAAGAGGTGTCTTGTTATATTGATTACAATGTATCTATGCCTGCCCAAAATTTTTGGAAAGTGGAGGTTACTAACAAAGATAATACTGGTGATGTTTGGCATGCGATTCAAAGCCAGATTCGATTAATACATGTAAATACAGATTATGCACTAAAATTTAGTGGAAGGCAATTGCCTGACTGGGGCTTCAACCAGCATGAAGTAGTGGCAGATAGATTAGTAGACCAAACAGACTCCATATGGAATGTTGAAGAACATAGATATACTAAAAGTGAAGATCAGaagcaaagagaaagagaattaATTAATGCTGAAATGATTCCATTACAAGCAACTACTTTGAGCTTTTGGGAGAAATTTGTAGAATTGCAGATAAAAATGCTTTTCAATGGTCAAGAAGGACAAAACAGTCATATGTATTCTAGTGATCCTTTAGATTGGCCATTAATGTCTAGAGGAATTGCATATTGGGTTTCTaatgacagtaat GCTCAAGTGCATTTATTAGGGAATATAGCAATTTGGTATTCTGGAACGGCATGTGTAATTGTCTATTCatctcttttaatattttatatgttaagaCGGAAACGAATGTGTTTTGATATTGCATATGAAGAGTGGAAGAAATTTGTTAATGTTGGAAGCATGTTGTTAGCTGGATATTTATTGCATTTTTTGCCTTTTATATTTGTTGAAAGAACTCTATTTCTTCATCATTATTTACCAGCATTTATTTTTAAACTACTGCTTACAGCAGCAACAATAGAACATTTATATTATGTAATTAG aGTTCGATATCAGCacaattttttgatatataCATTAAAGTTCTGTACTATCGTATGGATGAcctttattatttatgtatttaaaaaatttattatacttaGTTATGGCACAACTCATTTAAGTGCCAAGGAAGTTTTAAAGTTCAGATGGAAAGACACATGggattttattatacataaaacataA
- the LOC117156018 gene encoding BTB/POZ domain-containing protein 1: MDLPCDWQTNKQRLSERSQYLLETGQWSDCKFVVGQEPHQQTLKGHKLFLAMSSPVFEAMFFGGMAEKNDLIPIRDVQPEAFKALLEYIYTDRVDLSSFELACELYYCAKKYMLPPLIKECTKYLCSDLSPKTACRAYEFARLFDEHVLMEKCLQIICTKTNEVLKEPNWEEVELGTLLTVLEQEDLQINSEVELFNAVERWAKAECTRKSLDPNDGKSLKSVIGNALSKIRFLSLSAQEFAEGPGMSPLLTQDETFAILMNTLCTGNKAPMPEGFSTNSHSRVNIYKPPVTRTNCSIRFKPVNPCYNSFMSHCWSLPTSTYREPVFINDAESSSTLRNTPPTVIDSGVRKDAENLSVIEGGIQEGLKYYCLRSVIRLTECLNANVLDCSVTFSVDKNIYVLGVQVPTQMTEVTNDLNYPLSSTSYTEILYAHLLDSDNTRLTYTHFSTKVKINTLVEITFNRPVYIQKNKVYRVGVVFNTLGWYPIGLCTQDMTCDSVSFSFGVGNSADNVRDGLIRSIVFTYNDNM; encoded by the exons ATGGATCTGCCTTGTGATTGGCAGACCAACAAACAAAGACTTTCAGAACGCAGTCAATATTTATTAGAGACAGGACAATGGTCTGACTGCAAATTTGTAGTTGGGCAAGAACCCCATCAACAAACATTAAAGGgacataaattatttttagcTATGTCTAGCCCTGTCTTTGAAGCTATGTTTTTTGGGGGTATGGCAGAAAAAAATGACCTGATACCTATTCGAGACGTTCAACCAGAAGCTTTCAAAGCTCTTTTagaatacatatatacagaTCGAGTTGATTTAAGTTCTTTTGAACTAGCCTGTGAATTATATTATTGTGCCAAAAAATATATGCTTCCTCCTCTGATAAAAGAATGTACAAAGTATCTATGTTCTGACCTGTCTCCAAAAACAGCTTGCAGAGCATATGAATTTGCTAGATTATTTGATGAGCATGTACTGATGGAAAAGTGTCTTCAAATCATTTGCACAAAGACAAATGAAGTTTTAAAAGAACCTAATTGGGAAGAAGTTGAATTAGGAACATTATTGACAGTGCTAGAACAAGAAGATTTACAAATAAACTCTGAAGTGGAATTATTTAATGCAGTGGAACGTTGGGCAAAAGCTGAATGCACAAGAAAATCTCTTGATCCTAATGATGGAAAGTCTTTAAAGTCAGTAATTGGTAATGCATTATCAAAAATTAGATTTTTAAGTTTAAGTGCTCAGGAATTTGCAGAAGGGCCAGGAATGTCACCGTTACTTACTCAAGATGAAACTTTTGCAATACTCATGAACACACTATGCACTGGAAATAAAGCACCTATGCCTGAAGGATTTTCAACTAATTCACACAGTAGAGTTAACATATATAAACCTCCAGTTACACGTACAAATTGTTCCATT AGGTTTAAGCCAGTTAATCCATGTTATAACTCATTTATGTCACATTGCTGGTCTTTACCAACATCTACATATCGTGAACCTGTTTTTATTAATGATGCTGAATCTAGCAGTACATTACGAAATACACCGCCAACAGTAATTGATAGTGGAGTAAGAAAGGATGCTGAAAATTTATCTGTAATTGAAGGTGGTATACAAGAGGGATTAAAATATTATTGTCTAAGATCTGTTATTCGATTAACAGAATGTCTTAATGCAAATGTGTTGGACTGTTCCGTGACCTTTAGTGTAgacaaaaatatttatgtattaggTGTACAAGTACCTACACAGATGACTGAAGTA acTAATGACTTGAATTATCCTCTTAGTAGTACTTCATATACCGAAATTTTGTATGCTCATCTTCTCGATTCTGATAATACACGATTAACTTACACGCACTTTTCGacaaaagtaaaaattaatacCCTTGTGGAAATTACGTTTAATCGACCTGTTTATATTCAAAAGAATAAG GTTTATCGAGTTGGGGTAGTTTTTAATACACTTGGGTGGTATCCAATTGGACTTTGTACCCAAGATATGACCTGTGATTCTGTATCCTTCTCATTCGGTGTCGGTAATAGTGCGGATAATGTGCGAGATGGTCTCATTCGGTCTATAGTTTTTACATACAATGATAATATGTAA
- the LOC117155987 gene encoding dnaJ homolog subfamily C member 21 codes for MKCHYEILGVPRNASDDDLKKAYRKLALKWHPDKNLNNPEEAKEQFQLVQQAWEVLSDPHERTWYDNHREAILKGGTDGDYKDDSIDLFQYFSTTCFKGYGDDEKGFYTTYRNVFEKLAVEDIEFAKEKDLDEEIPGFGDSQSSYKEIVHKFYAYWQSYNTKRSFAWLDPYDIRDAPNRKVARLIEKENKKVRDKAKKERNEQVRNLVAFIRKRDKRVQAHIIKLSEHAKENLKKVEERRRQQLLERQKQLKEHKVSEWSTSTNIEAELKNIEANLDQEFGEDLSSEGDMDDENAIDDNSLYCVACNKIFKTHKAFKNHENSKRHKDNIAMIKLSMMKECNKFGNVQESDVNSESISQFEKKLATDSQIPDFLLNPVQNNMENKSSAEKEISEAELISDDEEFKDFAKPEGIMCYPEESKFSVESQMDDFLRVSPKVLKYNNDYTTSEDELISDQENKEIVRPKKQKKKKQKKNVQSLVVEQISDEDLNINEDILLSKKQRRKQQQKQTILNKVVENNKKLSNDEIRKCEEEMIKEIDERELLPNNLETSTAINEKSKSKKAKSAKRKSLENENGGKNRNGSQSIEVPDLAHCCVMCKLEFPSKNKLFEHLKKTGHSVYVPSSVKNKRNQEKLSKGKGNNDKRSH; via the coding sequence ATGAAGTGTCACTATGAGATATTAGGGGTACCACGAAATGCTTCTGATGATGACTTAAAAAAGGCTTACAGAAAACTAGCTTTAAAGTGGCATCCAgacaaaaatttaaataatccaGAAGAAGCAAAGGAACAGTTTCAGCTTGTTCAACAAGCTTGGGAAGTATTAAGTGATCCTCATGAACGTACCTGGTATGACAACCATCGTGAAGCTATTTTAAAAGGTGGTACTGATGGAGATTATAAGGATGACTCTATTGATCTCTTTCAATATTTCTCAACTACTTGTTTCAAGGGTTATGGAGACGATGAAAAAGGATTTTATACTACTTATCGTAatgtatttgaaaaattagCAGTCGAGGACATAGAATTtgcaaaagaaaaagatttagaTGAAGAAATTCCAGGATTTGGAGATTCACAAAGTTCATATAAAGAAATTGTTCATAAATTTTATGCTTATTGGCAAAGTTATAACACAAAAAGATCATTTGCATGGTTAGATCCTTATGACATTAGAGATGCTCCTAATAGAAAAGTCGCACGTCTTATtgagaaagaaaataagaaagttcGAGACAAAgctaagaaagaaagaaatgaacaaGTAAGAAATTTAGTTGCATTTATACGTAAACGTGATAAACGAGTACAGGCTCATATAATTAAGCTTAGTGAACATGCAAAAGAAAATTTGAAGAAGgtagaagaacgaagaagacAACAATTATTAGAAAGACAAAAACAATTAAAAGAACATAAAGTATCAGAATGGTCAACATCTACAAACATAGAGGCCGAACTTAAAAATATTGAAGCTAATCTTGATCAAGAATTTGGAGAAGATTTATCTTCTGAAGGAGACATGGATGATGAAAATGCAATAGATGATAATTCTCTGTATTGTGTAGcttgcaataaaatatttaaaacacatAAAGCATTTAAAAATCATGAAAACTCTAAAAGACATAAAGATAATATTGCAATGATAAAACTATCTATGATGAAAGAATGTAACAAATTTGGAAATGTTCAAGAAAGTGATGTTAATTCTGAATCAATCTCACAATTTGAGAAAAAACTAGCAACAGATTCACAAATTCctgattttttattaaatccTGTTCAAAATAATATGGAAAATAAAAGTAGTGCTGAAAAAGAAATTTCAGAGGCAGAATTAATATCAGATGATGAAGAATTTAAGGATTTTGCAAAACCAGAAGGAATAATGTGCTATCCAGAAGAATCTAAATTTTCTGTGGAATCTCAGATGGACGATTTCCTCCGTGTATCACCTAAAGTACTGAAATATAATAATGACTATACAACTTCTGAAGATGAGCTTATTTCTGAccaagaaaataaagaaattgtgCGACctaagaaacaaaaaaagaaaaaacagaaaaagaatgTTCAGAGTCTAGTAGTAGAACAAATTAGTGACGAAGATCTAAATATCAATGAAGATATTTTGTTATCAAAAAAACAACGCAGAAAACAGCAACAGAAGCAGACAATATTAAATAAAGTTGttgagaataataaaaaattgtccAATGATGAAATAAGGAAATGTGAGGAAGAGATGatcaaagaaatagatgaaaGAGAATTATTACCTAATAATTTAGAAACAAGTACTGCAATTAATGAGAAATCTAAAAGTAAGAAGGCTAAAAGTGCAAAAAGAAAATctttagaaaatgaaaatgggGGTAAAAATAGGAATGGATCACAAAGCATTGAAGTGCCAGATTTAGCACATTGTTGTGTCATGTGTAAACTTGAATTTcctagtaaaaataaattatttgaacaCTTGAAAAAGACAGGACATTCTGTATATGTACCAAGTTcagtgaaaaataaaagaaatcaagAAAAATTGAGTAAAGGCAAGGGGAACAATGATAAAAGGAGTCATTAA
- the LOC117156032 gene encoding methyltransferase-like 26 — protein sequence MNAIIHCAANHRSRIMAAKKLIYPAAERNKSPILSVLQKYIQHSPDKTFLEIASGSGQHIAYFATHFPQISFYPSEYESRLFESIAAHTNGLINVKDPLKIDITTDFHTWGNNIFKEANIDYIYNANMIHISPYQCCVGLFNNAGKLLKDDGILFTYGPYAIDGKITPESNVNFDKSLKLQDSNWGLRDINDLKALAEKNGIKLINVIDMPANNKTIIWKKC from the exons ATGAATGCAATTATTCACTGTGCTGCTAATCATAG GTCCAGAATTATGGCTGCCAAAAAGCTAATTTATCCTGCAGCTGAACGTAACAAAAGTCCAATTTTGTCAGTTCTTCAAAAATATATTCAGCATAGTCCAGATAAAACTTTCTTGGAAATTGCATCTGGTTCTGGACAACATATAGCCTATTTTGCTACCCATTTTCctcaaatttcattttatccttCAGAATATGAATCAAGGCTATTCGAAAGTATTGCAGCTCATACAAATGGACTTATAAATGTGAAAGACCCTTTAAAGATAGATATTACAACAGATTTTCATACTTGGGGTAATAATATCTTTAAAGAAGCCaatattgattatatatataatgcgaATATGATACATATTTCACCTTATCAGTGTTGTGTTGGTTTATTTAATAATGCGGGTAAACTGTTAAAGGATGatggtattttatttacatatggACCTTATGCTATAGACGGAAAAATAACGCCAGAAAGTAACGTTAATTTCGATAAATCATTGAAGCTTCAAGATTCAAACTGGGGCCTGAGAGATATTAATGATCTGAAGGCATTAGCAGAAAAGAATGGTATTAAGTTAATAAATGTTATTGACATGCCTGCTAACAATAAAACTATTATATGGAAAAAATGTTAA
- the LOC117156004 gene encoding ATPase WRNIP1 — protein MDNDKICCPICSKEFSSVIIENHVSKCLFLNESASKESSSSFKDESPARKYMKLSDTKVKKDDVGLVKNTTKMVSSVMNIDSQSPKTSININTDKKITKLFGNDHIPLAERMRPTTLSGYVGQLHVLGPSTVLHQLLNKSEIPNIILWGPPGCGKTSLANVIAYICKNKSNGKMRYVKLSAAMAGVNEVKEVITIASNELKFNRRTVVFMDEIHRFNKIQQDVFLPHVESGIITLIGATTENPSFSLNSALLSRCRVIVLEKLNTSNLMSILSRAVSSLEGTVYSSNKKLESANQIPKFIIDEPSIEWLAETCDGDARIALSGLELAVQCKIQSNEEFLQNGPVTITLANIKEGLKKTHMLYDKRGDQHYDMISALHKSVRASDENASIYWLTRMILGGEDPVYIARRLVRMACEDIGLEDPKALGIAIHTMHGCKMIGMPECDVLLAQCTTYLARAPKSRLMEDALRAAQRVIAEHKGPQPGVPLYLRNAPTKLMKNLGYSKGYNMKHKDESGMNYLPEGLENVNFFDYHKNYMT, from the exons ATGGACAATGATAAAATTTGTTGTCCCATCTGTTCTAAAGAATTTTCCTCTGTAATAATAGAGAATCATGTTAGTAAATGTTTATTCCTAAATGAATCAGCAAGCAAAGAATCTTCATCATCTTTTAAAGATGAAAGTCCTGCAAGGAAGTATATGAAATTAAGCGATACCAAAGTAAAAAAGGACGATGTAGGATTAGTAAAAAATACAACTAAAATGGTATCATCAGTAATGAATATAGATTCTCAAAGTCCAAAGACatcaattaatattaat acagataaaaaaattacaaagttATTTGGGAACGATCATATACCTCTTGCTGAACGTATGAGACCTACAACACTTTCAGGGTATGTTGGTCAATTGCATGTTCTTGGACCATCTACTGTTTTACATCAATTGTTAAATAAGTCTGAAATaccaaatataattttatgggGTCCACCTGGTTGTGGAAAG ACGTCTTTGGCAAATGTTATAGCTTACATATGTAAAAATAAGTCAAATGGTAAAATGAGATATGTTAAGCTATCTGCAGCAATGGCTGGTGTAAACGAAGTAAAAGAAGTAATCACTATAGCTTCTAATGAGTTAAAATTTAACAGACGTACAGTGGTTTTCATGGATGAAATACatcgttttaataaaattcagcAAGATGTATTTTTACCACATGTTGAATCTGGTATCATTACACTAATTGGTGCAACAACAGAAAATCCTTCTTTCAGCTTAAATTCCGCACTTTTGAGTCGTTGTAGAGTCATTGTTTTGGAGAAATTGAACACATCTAATTTAATGTCTATATTAAGTCGAGCAGTGTCTTCACTAGAGGGAACAGTATATAGCTCAAATAAGAAATTGGAAAGTGCAAATCAAATACCAAAATTTATTATAGATGAACCGAGCATAGAATGGCTGGCAGAAACTTGTGATGGTGACGCGCGTATAGCATTAAGTGGACTAGAATTAGCAGTTCAATGTAAAATACAGAGCAATGAAGAATTTTTACAAAATGGTCCTGTGACCATAACATTAGCTAACATTAAAGAAGGTCTTAAGAAAACTCATATGTTATATGACAAGAGAGGTGACCAACATTATGATATGATTTCAGCTCTACATAAATCTGTTAGAGCAAGTGATGAAAATGCGTCTATTTATTGGTTAACAAGAATGATATTAGGTGGTGAAGATCCAGTTTACATTGCACGAAGATTAGTTAGAATGGCATGCGAAGATATTGGGTTAGAAGATCCAAAAGCACTTG GAATTGCTATACATACAATGCATGGTTGCAAGATGATAGGAATGCCTGAATGTGATGTCCTTTTAGCACAGTGTACAACATATTTAGCAAGAGCACCAAAGTCTAGATTAATGGAAGATGCACTCAGAGCTGCTCAAAGAGTAATAGCTGAACATAAAGGACCTCAGCCTGGAGTACCTTTATATTTAAGAAATGCTCCAACAAAGCTTATGAAGAATCTAG gaTATAGCAAAGGTTACAATATGAAACATAAAGATGAATCAGGAATGAATTATTTACCAGAAGGATTAGAAAATGTAAACTTCTTTGATTACCATAAGAATTATATGACATAA
- the rt gene encoding protein O-mannosyltransferase rt isoform X1, translating to MIVRRRRRTLDNKQSQVQSAKFDYEHISTNCVENVVEQEEKDGEIVSNVIEKFKTLETLKTRIKISLEVDLISVILLVSGIVTRFYRLEEPRSIVFDELHYGKYIGLYMKRTFFFDSHPPLGKQLISAVAYLADFDGQFKFDRIGSPYADIVPLFALRLVPALCGSLLIPTAYHLILELGLKQWTAVLAGILLLFDNALLTQSRFILMESILMQFSLFGLICIIKFRKVMDRLTCLSWWIWLILGITNLTCALCVKYVGLYSLILALFLIAYDYWNLIARKTLSNAILCIHLMIRILIILSVICTVYLTVFYIHLTILSKAGPHDSVMTSAFQASLDGGLASITKGQPLEVTHGSQITLRHTYGRACWLHSHSHMYPLRYPDGRGSSHQQQVTCYSFKDVNNWWIVKKPERNDLVVTKPSEPIKHGDIIQLVHGITSRALNSHDVAAPMTPQSQEVSCYIDYNVSMPAQNFWKVEVTNKDNTGDVWHAIQSQIRLIHVNTDYALKFSGRQLPDWGFNQHEVVADRLVDQTDSIWNVEEHRYTKSEDQKQRERELINAEMIPLQATTLSFWEKFVELQIKMLFNGQEGQNSHMYSSDPLDWPLMSRGIAYWVSNDSNAQVHLLGNIAIWYSGTACVIVYSSLLIFYMLRRKRMCFDIAYEEWKKFVNVGSMLLAGYLLHFLPFIFVERTLFLHHYLPAFIFKLLLTAATIEHLYYVIRVRYQHNFLIYTLKFCTIVWMTFIIYVFKKFIILSYGTTHLSAKEVLKFRWKDTWDFIIHKT from the exons ATGATAGTTCGTCGAAGGCGAAGGACATTAGATAACAAGCAATCGCAGGTGCAAAGCGCCAAGTTTGATTATGAACATATTTCTACCAATTGCGTCGAAAATGTTGTCGAACAGGAGGAG aaagacggagaaattgtttcaaatgtaATTGAGAAGTTTAAGACGCTAGAAACGCTAAAAACTCGAATTAAAATCAGTCTCGAAGTTGATTTAATTTCAGTTATTTTATTAGTAAGTGGAATTGTTACTCGATTTTATCGTTTAGAAGAACCACGGAGTATAGT GTTTGATGAATTGCATTATGGAAAATATATAGGACTTTACAtgaaaagaacatttttttttGATTCACATCCTCCTTTGGGAAAACAGCTTATTTCTGCAGTAGCGTATTTAGCTGATTTCGATGGTCAATTTAAATTTGACAGGATAGGAAGCCCTTACGCAGATATTGTCCCTTTGTTCGCATTACGATTAGTACCGGCATTATGCGGCAGTCTATTAATTCCGACAGCCTATCATTTGATCTTAGAATTAGGTTTAAAACAATGGACTGCTGTTTTGGCGGGAATTTTATTACTATTCG ACAATGCTTTATTAACACAATCTAGATTTATTCTAATGGAAAGCATTCTAATGCAGTTTTCATTATTTGGACTGATATGTATTATCAAATTCAGAAAAGTAATGGATCGACTAACATGTTTATCTTGGTGGATATGGTTAATTTTGGGCATTACTAATTTAACATGTGCATTGTG TGTAAAATATGTTGGATTATATTCATTGATCCTTGCATTATTTTTAATTGCTTATGATTATTGGAATCTAATAGCAAGAAAAACTTTATCTAACGCAATATTATGCATTCATCTTATGATAAGAATATTGATAATATTAAGTGTTATTTGTACTGTTTACTTGactgtattttatatacatttaacaATACTCTCTAAAGCTGGACCACACGATTCAGTGATGACAAGTGCTTTTCAAGCAAGTCTAGATGGTGGTCTTGCTAGCATTACAAAAGGCCAACCTTTAGAAGTTACGCATGGATCACAGATTACCTTGAGACATACATATGGAAGAGCTTGTTGGCTTCATAGTCATAGTCATATGTATCCATTAAGATATCCAGATGGAAGAGGCAGTTCTCACCAACAACAAGTTACATGTTACTCGTTTAAAGATGTCAACAATTGGTGGATTGTGAAAAAACCAGAGCGAAATGATTTAGTTGTTACAAAACCTAGTGAACCAATAAAACATGGAGATATAATACAATTAGTACATGGAATTACAAGTCGAGCTTTAAATTCACATGATGTTGCTGCCCCAATGACACCTCAGAGTCAAGAGGTGTCTTGTTATATTGATTACAATGTATCTATGCCTGCCCAAAATTTTTGGAAAGTGGAGGTTACTAACAAAGATAATACTGGTGATGTTTGGCATGCGATTCAAAGCCAGATTCGATTAATACATGTAAATACAGATTATGCACTAAAATTTAGTGGAAGGCAATTGCCTGACTGGGGCTTCAACCAGCATGAAGTAGTGGCAGATAGATTAGTAGACCAAACAGACTCCATATGGAATGTTGAAGAACATAGATATACTAAAAGTGAAGATCAGaagcaaagagaaagagaattaATTAATGCTGAAATGATTCCATTACAAGCAACTACTTTGAGCTTTTGGGAGAAATTTGTAGAATTGCAGATAAAAATGCTTTTCAATGGTCAAGAAGGACAAAACAGTCATATGTATTCTAGTGATCCTTTAGATTGGCCATTAATGTCTAGAGGAATTGCATATTGGGTTTCTaatgacagtaat GCTCAAGTGCATTTATTAGGGAATATAGCAATTTGGTATTCTGGAACGGCATGTGTAATTGTCTATTCatctcttttaatattttatatgttaagaCGGAAACGAATGTGTTTTGATATTGCATATGAAGAGTGGAAGAAATTTGTTAATGTTGGAAGCATGTTGTTAGCTGGATATTTATTGCATTTTTTGCCTTTTATATTTGTTGAAAGAACTCTATTTCTTCATCATTATTTACCAGCATTTATTTTTAAACTACTGCTTACAGCAGCAACAATAGAACATTTATATTATGTAATTAG aGTTCGATATCAGCacaattttttgatatataCATTAAAGTTCTGTACTATCGTATGGATGAcctttattatttatgtatttaaaaaatttattatacttaGTTATGGCACAACTCATTTAAGTGCCAAGGAAGTTTTAAAGTTCAGATGGAAAGACACATGggattttattatacataaaacataA